Proteins encoded by one window of Bacteroidia bacterium:
- a CDS encoding CPBP family intramembrane glutamic endopeptidase yields MIKGKWQHSDPLLKMLLFCGIVMICFGLISVLNIPLIHIFFGKSLPEVMSGFSSGDTTYINAMKFIQIFSQLGLMLVPAWLCGWLFSDNVVQFFQFKKINFIQISVIVVVTICLSPLINLLLDWNSHLQLPASLAAMEEMMRSMETEAEKLTESFLVMHTNFDLIINLLMIALLPAVGEELLFRGVLQKLIQQATKNKHWAVLITGFIFSAIHMQFFGFLPRFMLGIFLGYLLVWTGSIWAPILAHFINNGSAVLLSYYEQKNAITIDEEKLGIREGEYWMVFASIIITVSACYILYRSKQKTS; encoded by the coding sequence ATGATAAAAGGCAAGTGGCAACATAGTGACCCTTTATTGAAAATGTTACTTTTTTGTGGTATTGTGATGATATGTTTTGGACTTATTTCGGTTCTTAACATACCGTTGATTCATATTTTTTTCGGAAAAAGTTTGCCGGAGGTAATGAGTGGCTTTAGCAGTGGCGACACCACCTACATAAATGCCATGAAGTTTATTCAGATATTTTCACAACTCGGACTCATGCTTGTTCCTGCCTGGCTCTGTGGCTGGCTTTTTTCAGATAATGTGGTTCAGTTTTTTCAATTTAAAAAAATTAATTTCATTCAAATTTCTGTTATCGTTGTTGTTACAATATGCTTATCGCCATTAATTAATTTGTTACTCGACTGGAACAGTCACCTTCAATTGCCTGCTTCATTAGCTGCAATGGAAGAAATGATGCGCAGCATGGAAACAGAAGCCGAAAAGCTGACTGAATCCTTCTTGGTAATGCATACAAATTTTGACTTAATCATAAACCTTTTGATGATTGCTTTACTTCCTGCTGTAGGCGAAGAATTACTATTTCGTGGTGTGTTACAAAAGCTCATACAACAAGCCACAAAAAATAAACATTGGGCTGTACTAATTACAGGATTTATTTTCAGTGCCATTCACATGCAGTTTTTTGGTTTCTTACCCAGGTTTATGCTGGGTATATTTTTAGGCTATCTTTTAGTTTGGACAGGTTCTATCTGGGCACCTATTTTAGCACATTTTATTAACAATGGTTCGGCTGTGCTGCTCAGTTATTATGAACAAAAAAATGCAATCACTATTGATGAGGAAAAACTTGGCATCAGAGAAGGTGAATACTGGATGGTTTTTGCATCCATTATCATCACTGTATCAGCATGTTACATCCTTTATAGAAGTAAACAAAAAACTTCCTGA
- the dusB gene encoding tRNA dihydrouridine synthase DusB, whose protein sequence is MVNIGSVQLGEFPLLLAPMEDVSDPPFRFVCKQHGADLMYTEFISSEGLIRHAAKSTHKLDIFEYERPIGIQIFGSDVESMKQAAIIAEQAHPDLIDINYGCPVKQVACKGAGAALLQDIPKMVSMTKAIVDAVKLPVTVKTRLGWDDKTKNILEVAERLQDIGIKALTVHARTRSQMYKGSADWSLIGELKNNPRLTIPVFGNGDVDSPQKALDMKNRYGVDGIMIGRASIGYPWIFNQIKDYLAGNCAIAVPGISERVEVCRTHLIKSVEWKGPIVGILEMRRHYTNYFKGTDHFRDFRVKLVTSNSLDELLDLLEQIKIKYKEAA, encoded by the coding sequence ATGGTGAATATTGGTTCAGTTCAATTAGGTGAGTTTCCATTGTTACTTGCTCCTATGGAGGACGTAAGTGACCCACCTTTTCGTTTTGTTTGCAAGCAACATGGTGCTGATTTAATGTACACAGAGTTTATCAGCTCCGAAGGACTTATACGTCATGCAGCCAAGAGTACACATAAACTCGATATTTTTGAATATGAAAGACCCATTGGTATTCAGATTTTTGGTTCTGATGTGGAGTCAATGAAACAGGCAGCAATAATAGCAGAACAAGCGCATCCTGATTTGATTGATATTAATTATGGTTGCCCTGTTAAACAGGTTGCGTGCAAAGGTGCAGGTGCAGCCTTGCTGCAGGATATTCCTAAAATGGTGAGTATGACAAAGGCAATAGTTGATGCCGTAAAACTTCCGGTGACAGTAAAAACGCGATTGGGATGGGATGATAAAACAAAAAACATTCTGGAAGTTGCGGAACGGCTTCAGGATATAGGTATAAAAGCACTAACGGTTCATGCGCGAACACGATCACAAATGTATAAAGGCAGTGCCGACTGGAGTCTGATAGGGGAGTTAAAAAATAATCCAAGACTGACAATACCTGTTTTTGGAAATGGTGATGTGGATTCACCACAAAAAGCACTTGATATGAAAAACAGATATGGCGTTGATGGTATAATGATAGGAAGAGCCAGTATTGGTTACCCTTGGATTTTTAATCAGATTAAAGATTACCTTGCTGGTAACTGCGCCATTGCCGTACCCGGTATATCCGAAAGGGTAGAAGTTTGCCGAACACACCTCATTAAGTCTGTTGAATGGAAAGGTCCCATTGTTGGTATTCTGGAGATGCGAAGACACTACACAAACTATTTTAAAGGGACGGATCACTTTCGTGATTTCAGAGTGAAATTGGTGACCTCTAACAGTTTGGATGAATTGCTCGATTTACTTGAACAGATTAAAATAAAATATAAGGAAGCAGCATGA
- the murI gene encoding glutamate racemase: MTVNQPIGIFDSGIGGLTVAAAIGRTLPHEQLIYFGDTAHVPYGDKSVELIRSYAERITEFLLHEQKCKAIVIACNTASAAAYSLLRDRYKGSVPVINVIDPMIEAVIADDDIKSVGIIATKTTITSGIYQEKFLRRKPQLVFHPLATPLLASMIEEGFYNDNISSAVLDEYLSYEPFKTIDGLVLACTHYPLIKKEINHFFRSKVKLFDSAEVVAAKLKKILEAESLISRERRSPNRFYVSDFTKSFEHSTKIFFGKQVNLELMNLWK, translated from the coding sequence ATGACAGTTAATCAGCCTATAGGTATTTTTGATTCCGGTATTGGCGGGCTTACTGTTGCGGCAGCAATCGGCAGAACATTACCTCATGAACAACTTATTTATTTTGGCGATACTGCCCATGTTCCTTATGGAGATAAATCTGTTGAGTTAATTAGAAGCTATGCAGAAAGAATTACAGAATTTTTGTTGCATGAACAAAAATGTAAAGCTATTGTTATTGCCTGCAACACAGCATCGGCTGCAGCATATTCATTACTACGCGATCGTTATAAAGGTAGTGTGCCTGTTATCAATGTCATTGACCCCATGATAGAAGCTGTTATTGCTGATGATGATATAAAAAGTGTAGGAATTATTGCAACCAAAACGACTATAACATCAGGTATCTATCAGGAAAAATTTTTGAGACGCAAACCTCAGCTGGTTTTTCATCCGCTTGCAACACCCTTATTAGCCTCTATGATTGAAGAAGGATTTTATAATGATAATATTTCATCTGCTGTTCTGGACGAGTATCTTTCATACGAGCCATTTAAAACAATAGATGGTTTAGTACTTGCGTGCACACATTACCCACTCATCAAAAAGGAGATAAATCATTTTTTTCGGTCTAAGGTTAAGTTGTTTGATTCAGCAGAAGTAGTTGCTGCAAAATTGAAAAAAATATTGGAGGCAGAGTCTTTAATCAGTAGGGAGCGAAGAAGCCCAAACAGATTTTATGTTTCAGATTTTACAAAGTCGTTTGAACATAGCACAAAAATATTTTTTGGTAAACAGGTAAATCTGGAATTGATGAACCTTTGGAAATAA
- a CDS encoding isoaspartyl peptidase/L-asparaginase: protein MKKFTIAIHGGAGTISPSTMTPEKEAAYKQALQTALTAGYKVLEAKGSALDAVTQAVIELENTPLFNAGRGSVFTYEGKHEMDASVMNGKDGMAGAVAGVQKIKNPILLAKAVMEHTDFVFLHGIGAEELARAHHLAFCDDQYFFDEFRYRQWQEVKGSDTTQLDHSNEKKFGTVGAVAKDADGNLAAATSTGGMTNKRYSRIGDTPVIGSGTYANNNTCAVSCTGHGEYFIRSVVAYDISCLMEYKGLSLKEACEKVVLDKLMKTEGEGGVIAIDQTGIPQLIFNSEGMYRGYHCSNSQPVVEIYR, encoded by the coding sequence ATGAAAAAATTTACAATAGCCATACACGGTGGCGCAGGCACTATTAGTCCTTCAACCATGACACCTGAGAAAGAGGCAGCATACAAACAAGCTTTGCAAACAGCATTAACAGCAGGATATAAGGTGCTTGAAGCAAAAGGAAGTGCTTTAGATGCAGTTACACAAGCTGTAATTGAATTGGAAAATACTCCTTTGTTTAATGCAGGCAGAGGTAGTGTTTTTACCTATGAAGGTAAACACGAAATGGATGCTTCTGTAATGAATGGTAAAGATGGAATGGCAGGTGCAGTGGCGGGAGTTCAAAAAATTAAAAATCCAATTCTACTCGCCAAAGCAGTGATGGAACATACTGACTTTGTTTTTTTACATGGTATCGGTGCAGAAGAACTTGCCAGGGCACATCATTTAGCATTTTGTGATGATCAATATTTCTTTGATGAATTTCGGTATCGGCAATGGCAGGAAGTGAAGGGTTCTGACACAACACAGCTTGATCACAGCAATGAAAAAAAATTCGGAACTGTTGGTGCTGTTGCAAAAGATGCTGATGGTAATCTTGCAGCAGCCACGTCAACCGGAGGCATGACTAACAAGCGTTACTCGCGCATTGGCGATACCCCTGTGATTGGCTCAGGTACTTATGCCAATAACAACACTTGTGCTGTAAGTTGCACCGGTCATGGTGAGTATTTTATCCGCTCTGTAGTGGCATACGACATTAGTTGTCTGATGGAGTACAAGGGACTTTCTTTAAAAGAAGCATGTGAGAAGGTGGTACTCGATAAGTTAATGAAGACCGAAGGCGAAGGAGGTGTAATTGCAATAGACCAAACAGGAATACCCCAATTAATTTTTAATTCAGAAGGAATGTATAGAGGATATCACTGCAGCAATTCGCAGCCCGTTGTTGAAATTTACCGTTAA